One segment of Shewanella piezotolerans WP3 DNA contains the following:
- a CDS encoding LysR family transcriptional regulator, with protein sequence MRIEDLKLFTIVVKLGSFTAAANALDLPRANVSRRIGELEKALNAQLFFRTTRQLRLTQHGEAYYHELLTVLEGFEQAKNKLHDIDEKPIGKVKVGFLPESDEALQPALAKFQQLYPDIELDMRITNNYETDIYALALDFVIYAGKVQDSGFIARRILSLGRGIYASPEYLASHGEPQSLAELSKHDAICYRWPDGSIDDKWDLISETVHVKSRFTCNHMGFVRRAIVGGQGIGFMPPLFALAAIEAKRIVRILPQYESKKEDVWLIYPDRKGISLPTRLLIDFLLQEIPNRAGL encoded by the coding sequence ATGCGGATAGAAGATCTCAAATTATTTACCATCGTGGTGAAGCTTGGTAGTTTTACTGCTGCAGCCAATGCCTTAGATCTGCCACGAGCGAATGTGAGTCGGCGGATTGGCGAACTAGAAAAAGCGCTAAACGCTCAACTTTTCTTCCGCACTACCAGACAACTGCGCTTAACCCAGCACGGTGAAGCATATTATCATGAGTTGCTCACCGTACTTGAAGGGTTTGAGCAAGCTAAAAATAAGTTGCATGATATTGATGAAAAGCCTATTGGTAAGGTTAAAGTGGGCTTTTTGCCGGAAAGTGATGAGGCACTGCAACCAGCACTCGCCAAGTTTCAACAACTTTATCCAGATATAGAGCTGGATATGCGGATCACTAATAACTACGAAACAGATATTTATGCGCTTGCATTAGACTTTGTTATTTATGCCGGTAAGGTGCAGGACTCTGGCTTTATTGCCCGAAGAATTCTCAGTTTGGGGCGAGGGATCTATGCAAGCCCTGAATATTTGGCCAGTCATGGCGAGCCGCAATCATTAGCTGAGCTGTCTAAACATGATGCAATTTGTTATCGCTGGCCTGACGGCAGTATCGATGATAAATGGGACCTAATTTCTGAAACTGTTCACGTTAAAAGCCGTTTCACCTGCAATCATATGGGATTTGTCAGGCGTGCGATTGTAGGTGGCCAAGGGATAGGTTTTATGCCGCCATTGTTTGCCTTAGCTGCTATTGAAGCCAAGCGTATCGTCAGGATCCTACCGCAATACGAATCTAAAAAAGAGGATGTGTGGTTGATCTATCCCGATAGAAAGGGGATAAGTTTACCGACTCGGTTATTGATTGACTTTTTATTACAAGAAATCCCGAATAGAGCTGGTTTGTAA
- a CDS encoding efflux RND transporter permease subunit, with amino-acid sequence MNLAEFAIRQRLFVIFFSVLCVVVGIISYFELGKLEDPSFTVKSAVVVTLYPGASAKEVEEQVTDKVETKLQEMGAMWKLRSLSRPGSSMIFIDLKETTNSDELPQQWDLLRRKVSDVKLTLPATAQISVVQDEFSEVYGMLFSVYGENAEPEALRQYAKELQRRFKTVDGIKKIELHGVQTQAIYVDLPEERLAQYGISSAQVINQLTTQNLTYDSGSFEASGERIRVQQSSDFKSIEDIKNLTIKGGIGHYSTGLLRLGDIADISLAYKTPATSISRYNGQTAVTLAVSPVKAINVVNLGDTMSQIIAEYQQELPVGIEIGTIAFQPDEVEKSIADFVTNLLESVAIVFAVLLIFMGFKSATIVGGSLLFTILLTFIYMYLAGVDLQRVSLGTFVLALGMLVDNAIVITDLFIVKLNKGVERTKAAIDAVKETSKPLLAATIIAIMGSTPVLFSQTDAGEFASSVFLIICASLLFSWIVAVTLTPLLCWLWIKPKLNNDQQEEKVSRYQQAVVWTVMNPVKAISLVVPLLLVTALAVPYVAVNFIPSSDRPMVFLDYWQPNGGDIAKTSSDMKKIEDWLLQQPEISSISSYVGASAPRFSVTVEPEPFDSSYGQIVINVKDFEGIEPLTKRGESWLAQNFTNSEPRFRALKLATKDKFSIEARFSGKDPAVLHDLSNQAQAIMQANANTKSVRDDWRQQSKVIEPVINQEQARRAGINRTDISLALKRASEGVTLGTLNQGDQLIPISFRSANANLSYLDTLPVKSLLGTHSVPLGQVVDKFELKPEESMIWRRNRVPTITAQADVFDATPAEVRNQIKDQIEAIELPAGYSFEWGGEYYDENRAITDTLSQMPKALLMMVVIMVAMFNGFKQPIIILITLPLAAIGATWTLLLLDKPFGFMALIGAVTLSGMIIKNGIVLMDQIELERAKKIPLREAVKSATLNRTMAISMGALTTALGMIPLISDRLFDQMAATIIGGLAAATLLSLFIMPAFYCLFYRNSEHLEDESKADDNKNNEIALTTATVEQK; translated from the coding sequence ATGAATTTAGCAGAATTTGCAATTAGGCAACGTTTGTTTGTTATATTTTTTAGCGTGCTTTGTGTGGTCGTCGGGATTATTTCCTATTTTGAGCTTGGTAAGCTTGAAGATCCTTCATTTACAGTGAAAAGTGCGGTTGTGGTTACCTTGTACCCTGGTGCATCCGCAAAGGAGGTAGAGGAGCAAGTCACTGATAAGGTAGAGACAAAATTACAAGAGATGGGAGCGATGTGGAAATTACGCTCATTGTCCCGCCCAGGCAGCTCAATGATATTCATTGACCTAAAGGAAACCACTAATTCCGATGAGTTACCGCAGCAGTGGGATCTATTGCGCCGTAAAGTGAGCGATGTAAAGCTGACATTGCCAGCAACCGCGCAAATCAGTGTGGTTCAAGATGAGTTTTCTGAAGTTTATGGCATGCTTTTCAGTGTTTATGGTGAAAACGCTGAACCAGAAGCGCTACGTCAGTATGCCAAGGAGCTGCAACGCCGTTTTAAAACTGTTGATGGTATTAAGAAAATTGAGCTGCATGGTGTTCAAACCCAAGCAATTTATGTTGATCTACCTGAAGAGCGTTTAGCCCAATATGGGATCTCTTCGGCTCAAGTTATTAATCAGCTAACAACCCAAAACCTGACTTACGACAGTGGTAGTTTTGAAGCAAGTGGCGAACGTATTAGAGTTCAACAGAGTAGTGATTTTAAATCGATTGAGGATATTAAAAATCTAACGATTAAAGGCGGGATTGGTCACTATAGTACTGGCTTACTTCGACTTGGAGATATTGCCGATATAAGCTTGGCTTACAAAACCCCTGCAACCAGCATAAGCCGTTATAATGGACAAACAGCAGTCACCCTGGCAGTAAGCCCAGTCAAAGCCATCAATGTGGTCAATCTTGGCGATACAATGAGTCAAATTATTGCTGAGTATCAACAAGAGTTACCCGTAGGTATTGAGATCGGAACCATTGCATTTCAGCCTGATGAAGTTGAGAAGTCGATTGCCGATTTCGTGACTAATTTACTGGAAAGTGTGGCGATTGTATTTGCAGTTCTGCTGATTTTTATGGGCTTTAAAAGTGCCACAATCGTCGGCGGCAGTCTACTGTTTACCATCTTATTGACATTCATCTACATGTACCTCGCAGGTGTTGATCTTCAGCGTGTTTCTCTAGGAACGTTTGTACTGGCATTGGGTATGCTTGTTGATAATGCGATTGTTATTACCGATCTGTTTATTGTTAAGTTAAATAAAGGTGTAGAGCGCACAAAAGCGGCTATCGATGCTGTTAAAGAAACCTCAAAGCCGCTACTCGCTGCAACCATTATTGCAATCATGGGCTCGACCCCGGTACTTTTTTCACAAACCGATGCAGGTGAATTTGCAAGTTCTGTGTTCCTCATTATTTGTGCATCTTTACTGTTTTCATGGATTGTTGCGGTCACTCTCACGCCACTTTTATGCTGGCTATGGATTAAGCCAAAGCTAAACAATGACCAACAGGAAGAAAAAGTAAGTCGTTATCAACAAGCAGTTGTTTGGACTGTGATGAATCCTGTTAAGGCTATCTCATTAGTCGTACCACTATTACTGGTCACAGCACTGGCTGTTCCTTATGTTGCCGTGAATTTTATTCCAAGCTCTGATAGGCCTATGGTGTTCTTAGATTATTGGCAACCTAATGGTGGTGATATAGCTAAAACATCATCTGATATGAAGAAAATTGAAGATTGGTTATTGCAACAACCAGAGATAAGCAGCATTTCTAGCTATGTAGGCGCGAGCGCACCAAGGTTTTCTGTGACTGTTGAGCCTGAACCTTTTGACTCAAGTTACGGACAGATTGTCATAAATGTTAAGGATTTTGAGGGGATAGAGCCTTTAACAAAACGCGGCGAGAGTTGGTTAGCGCAAAACTTCACTAACTCTGAACCTAGATTTAGAGCGCTTAAATTAGCGACAAAGGATAAGTTCAGCATTGAAGCGCGTTTTAGTGGTAAAGACCCTGCAGTCTTGCATGACTTATCGAACCAAGCACAAGCAATCATGCAAGCTAACGCCAATACAAAATCCGTAAGAGATGATTGGCGTCAACAAAGCAAGGTGATTGAACCTGTTATTAATCAAGAACAAGCGCGCAGGGCTGGGATCAACAGAACTGATATTTCATTAGCATTAAAGCGAGCATCAGAAGGAGTAACGCTAGGGACATTAAACCAAGGCGATCAACTGATCCCAATCAGTTTTAGGAGTGCAAACGCCAACTTAAGTTACTTAGATACTCTGCCAGTAAAGTCTTTGTTAGGTACTCATAGCGTACCGTTAGGCCAAGTGGTTGATAAATTTGAGCTTAAACCTGAAGAGAGCATGATCTGGCGTCGCAATCGAGTGCCAACTATCACTGCACAAGCTGATGTATTTGATGCGACGCCCGCTGAAGTGAGGAATCAAATCAAGGATCAGATTGAAGCTATAGAGCTACCAGCTGGTTATAGCTTTGAGTGGGGCGGTGAATACTACGATGAGAATCGTGCGATTACTGATACGTTAAGCCAAATGCCGAAAGCACTTTTGATGATGGTGGTCATCATGGTTGCAATGTTTAATGGCTTTAAGCAACCGATCATCATTTTAATTACGCTGCCACTGGCTGCTATTGGTGCAACCTGGACGCTATTGTTGCTTGATAAGCCATTTGGTTTTATGGCGCTTATTGGTGCGGTGACTTTATCAGGGATGATCATTAAAAATGGCATTGTACTCATGGATCAAATTGAACTGGAGCGAGCTAAGAAGATCCCATTAAGAGAAGCAGTTAAATCTGCCACGTTAAATCGAACCATGGCGATATCAATGGGAGCACTGACTACTGCTTTAGGAATGATCCCGTTAATAAGTGACCGGCTATTTGATCAAATGGCTGCCACCATCATTGGCGGGCTAGCCGCGGCAACATTGCTATCACTGTTTATTATGCCAGCCTTCTATTGCCTGTTTTATAGAAACTCAGAGCATCTAGAAGACGAAAGCAAAGCAGATGACAATAAAAATAACGAAATAGCCTTAACGACTGCGACAGTGGAGCAAAAATAA
- a CDS encoding efflux RND transporter periplasmic adaptor subunit — MTTITNRLLLTTIALATSSLIGCAEPKTEQQTNETVRPVKMAIVESVAANVERSFPAQVTANESTDLAFRVSGQITKHYVIEGDRVEKGSLIAELDPTDFNILLDNAKAKYELSVSQHERNSTLVPKGLATKAEFDTSRAEMLMAKARLDRASQNLKYTKIYAPYDGIVAKKYGENHDHIAATQAIVEFQNDRLSDIQFDLPEQLLKQFDPEKFKAITTQVVLDSYPDRPLVATFKEMRKSTTLGALSFRVTLSVEVPADMRALPGMSANVNTVITDEKLATDSAVIVPMSALFSPETKKLSDDNKYVWVVDSNYKTHLREVNVLSLLATGAVVDSGLVAGDKVVTAGTYLISENQQVKELKRERGI, encoded by the coding sequence ATGACAACCATAACTAATCGACTGTTACTAACAACAATAGCACTTGCTACTTCTTCATTGATAGGTTGTGCTGAACCTAAAACAGAACAACAAACTAACGAAACTGTTCGACCTGTGAAAATGGCCATTGTAGAGAGTGTAGCGGCGAATGTTGAACGCTCTTTTCCAGCTCAGGTTACTGCAAATGAGAGTACTGACCTTGCGTTTAGAGTATCGGGCCAGATAACTAAACATTATGTTATTGAGGGAGATCGCGTTGAGAAAGGCAGCCTAATTGCAGAATTAGATCCAACTGATTTCAATATTTTATTGGATAATGCCAAAGCAAAGTATGAACTGTCTGTCTCTCAGCATGAACGTAATTCAACTCTTGTACCGAAAGGCTTAGCAACTAAAGCTGAATTTGATACCTCTCGTGCAGAGATGTTGATGGCAAAAGCAAGGCTCGATAGAGCAAGTCAAAATCTAAAGTATACTAAAATCTATGCTCCTTATGATGGAATCGTAGCTAAAAAATACGGTGAAAATCATGACCATATCGCAGCAACTCAAGCAATTGTAGAGTTTCAAAACGATCGCTTAAGTGATATTCAGTTTGACCTACCCGAGCAGCTGTTAAAACAGTTCGACCCTGAAAAATTCAAAGCGATAACAACTCAAGTTGTTCTTGATAGTTACCCAGATAGACCACTCGTTGCCACTTTTAAGGAGATGCGTAAATCAACCACACTCGGAGCACTGAGCTTTAGGGTGACGCTATCTGTTGAGGTTCCTGCTGATATGCGTGCATTGCCAGGTATGAGTGCCAATGTTAATACCGTGATTACTGACGAAAAATTGGCTACAGATAGCGCGGTTATTGTTCCGATGAGTGCTCTGTTTAGCCCTGAAACTAAGAAGCTTAGCGATGATAATAAATATGTCTGGGTGGTTGATAGCAACTATAAGACTCATCTTCGTGAAGTTAATGTATTGAGTCTTTTAGCGACAGGAGCTGTTGTTGATTCTGGTTTAGTGGCTGGTGATAAAGTGGTTACTGCGGGTACTTACTTGATCAGTGAAAACCAGCAAGTTAAAGAACTTAAGCGTGAGCGAGGTATTTAA
- a CDS encoding efflux transporter outer membrane subunit: protein MKLIKLAPLAIAMMLSGCAVGPDYTQPTSTLETEYLYQGVQGTQAGQYAEQTDNAWWKSFEDPTLNQLVLDAQNQAIPLKIAAQRIRMAQSYQSTIESFKVPTVNIGAGFGNFQISENDPLLGGAITAKHPVSGEELGLVEDNNSAFFVGATIAWEVDLFGRIDRQASAAAIRKEQMVIMREGLTTLITSDVIHNYLQMRGAQERKKIALKTSDDQSKTLELVKLMVKSGYGSKLDESRAKAALAATKAVIPQLEIAENVHLQRLAILLGETPKQSHSRFKQDEPLPNFSGIIPTGLPADLLERRPDIRIAEREMAALNEERAAAIAAQYPKVFLTGAPGVLAKDFDDLFNSDSVSWLGSVGVSWNVFDGGRGDAIVEMQEARFDASVLSYQHSVIAAFGEVETLLHGYGQSQQYVALVSEASAETTNAVNKAQSLYKAGLSDYLSILDAQRQQNMMRDRVVAAKLQTANMTIALHKALGGNWQVNDAISQ from the coding sequence ATGAAACTTATAAAACTCGCACCGCTTGCAATAGCAATGATGCTTTCAGGTTGTGCTGTTGGCCCCGATTATACGCAGCCAACAAGCACACTTGAAACTGAATACCTCTACCAAGGCGTTCAGGGAACTCAAGCTGGGCAGTATGCAGAGCAAACAGATAATGCATGGTGGAAGAGCTTTGAAGATCCAACCCTTAATCAGTTGGTTTTAGATGCACAGAATCAAGCCATTCCCTTGAAAATAGCGGCACAACGGATCCGCATGGCGCAGTCATATCAAAGTACTATTGAGTCGTTTAAGGTGCCAACTGTAAATATTGGCGCGGGTTTCGGTAATTTTCAGATAAGTGAAAATGACCCGTTACTTGGTGGTGCTATCACTGCTAAACATCCGGTTAGTGGAGAAGAATTGGGTCTTGTTGAGGACAATAATAGTGCTTTCTTTGTTGGGGCGACCATTGCCTGGGAAGTCGACCTGTTTGGACGAATTGACCGACAAGCCAGTGCTGCTGCTATTCGTAAGGAGCAGATGGTGATTATGCGTGAAGGTTTAACCACCTTGATCACTTCTGATGTGATCCATAATTACCTGCAGATGAGAGGGGCGCAAGAGCGTAAAAAAATAGCCTTAAAAACCAGTGATGACCAAAGTAAAACCTTAGAATTAGTTAAGTTAATGGTAAAGAGCGGTTATGGCTCAAAGCTTGACGAATCTAGAGCTAAAGCTGCACTGGCAGCGACAAAAGCGGTGATCCCGCAGCTAGAAATCGCTGAAAATGTTCATTTGCAACGCTTGGCTATTTTACTGGGAGAAACACCAAAGCAGAGCCACTCTCGGTTTAAGCAAGACGAACCACTACCAAACTTTAGTGGCATAATCCCGACTGGCTTGCCTGCAGATCTGTTAGAACGTCGTCCGGATATTCGAATTGCTGAGAGAGAGATGGCGGCGTTAAATGAAGAGCGTGCAGCGGCCATTGCAGCGCAGTATCCAAAAGTATTTTTAACTGGAGCTCCAGGTGTACTGGCTAAGGATTTTGACGATCTATTTAACAGTGATTCTGTGTCATGGCTCGGGAGTGTGGGCGTAAGTTGGAATGTGTTTGATGGCGGCAGAGGTGATGCCATTGTTGAGATGCAAGAGGCTAGGTTCGATGCTAGCGTATTAAGTTACCAGCATTCAGTCATTGCGGCATTTGGCGAGGTAGAAACGTTACTTCATGGATATGGTCAGAGCCAGCAATATGTAGCTTTGGTGAGCGAAGCTTCGGCTGAAACGACCAATGCGGTTAATAAAGCTCAGTCACTTTACAAAGCAGGGTTGAGTGATTATTTGTCTATTCTTGATGCACAGCGTCAACAAAATATGATGCGTGACCGAGTGGTCGCCGCGAAACTTCAAACTGCGAATATGACCATTGCACTGCACAAGGCGCTAGGTGGCAATTGGCAAGTTAACGATGCGATAAGTCAATGA
- a CDS encoding efflux RND transporter periplasmic adaptor subunit: MNRKHSKQRLNTKFAIAPLAIFILSGCSQASSQAKIESLKVERPVQVITLTDQQLQNSKQFAGVLEATQTASLSFKVPGTIEAILVKTGDKVDKGQVIARLDPHDYQVTVVELEARLAEANAAHQLAKVELERVTQAIADDAISEVNLDRAQSGYQRSLAMVQVVTQNLKKANNALDYTELKAPFSGVIGLQTQQTFEQISPGVGLFSLHQPNELKAVIDVPENLIASLSPSQLASVTWHGNSQAISAQLTEMNTLVDPIKQTYEAQFVLDKNQQGALPGKSVSVTVKFNASADTFCVPLASIKGEGELQSVYIIENEAVAERVVEVESVHSNRVCISGALQAGDTIVTAGVHYLKPLQIVKNTIAKNVSY; the protein is encoded by the coding sequence ATGAACCGCAAACATTCAAAACAGCGACTAAATACTAAATTCGCCATCGCACCGTTAGCTATTTTCATCCTTTCTGGTTGTAGTCAAGCATCTAGCCAAGCCAAAATTGAATCATTAAAAGTTGAACGTCCTGTACAGGTAATAACATTAACTGATCAGCAGCTGCAAAATTCAAAGCAGTTCGCCGGTGTGTTGGAGGCTACGCAAACAGCAAGCCTATCTTTTAAAGTCCCAGGGACTATAGAAGCCATCCTGGTCAAAACCGGTGATAAAGTCGATAAAGGGCAGGTTATTGCTCGGTTAGACCCTCATGATTACCAAGTTACCGTAGTGGAATTAGAAGCAAGACTGGCAGAAGCGAATGCTGCGCATCAACTGGCAAAAGTTGAGCTTGAAAGGGTAACCCAAGCAATCGCAGATGATGCTATTTCGGAAGTTAATCTAGACAGAGCTCAGAGCGGGTATCAACGTAGTTTAGCCATGGTTCAAGTTGTCACTCAGAATCTGAAAAAGGCCAATAACGCGCTTGATTACACTGAGCTTAAAGCGCCTTTTAGTGGCGTAATCGGCCTGCAAACTCAACAAACATTTGAGCAAATATCACCAGGCGTTGGTTTATTCTCTTTACATCAACCTAATGAGCTAAAAGCCGTTATTGATGTACCGGAAAACCTAATTGCTAGTTTAAGCCCATCACAACTAGCAAGTGTTACTTGGCACGGCAATAGCCAAGCAATTAGTGCTCAATTAACTGAGATGAACACACTTGTAGACCCAATAAAACAAACCTATGAAGCCCAATTTGTGCTCGATAAAAATCAGCAAGGTGCATTACCTGGTAAGTCTGTTAGCGTCACAGTCAAATTTAATGCTAGTGCTGATACGTTCTGTGTGCCTTTAGCTTCAATAAAAGGAGAGGGTGAGCTTCAAAGCGTTTATATCATAGAAAACGAAGCGGTTGCCGAACGTGTGGTTGAGGTTGAGTCTGTTCATAGCAATAGAGTGTGTATCAGCGGTGCATTGCAAGCGGGTGACACTATTGTCACTGCCGGTGTGCATTACCTCAAGCCTTTACAGATAGTTAAAAATACCATCGCGAAGAACGTGAGTTACTAG
- a CDS encoding efflux RND transporter permease subunit → MTTFSKEQSLTEDVEKECLGGGIAGYSMRNSVVSWLIIMVLLVGGILAFKDLGRLEDPEFTPRSALIVTSYPGASPEQVEEEVTLLIENALQQLPSVKWIKSVSTAGLSQVDVMMESEYTSLHLPQIWDEVRRKIGDLKTLPPGAGEPIVNDDFGDVYGMIWGITGKGYDMAELEQFADQLRRDVVTLDGVSKVVIGGVQQQQVFVEISNSKISALNIPIDHIAALLQSQNSVSNAGRIRIQNDTVRLYPTGEFQDISELRDLVISPVGSEARILLGDVAEISQGYVEVPTKLMSMNGLPALEFGVSFMPGENVIKVGSRVQAHIDSMLNKQPIGIEMENIYNQPVQVEKAVDGFVWSLVEAVAIVIGVLLLTMGLKSGIIIGIVLILSVTGTFIFMEQMGINLQRISLGALIIALGMLVDNAIVVVEGILVGMQRGKNRFRAAIDIVEQTKWPLLGATVIAVTAFAPIGLSEDISGELIGTLFWVVLISLTLSWITAITTTPFLAAMFFKNEKPAEAGDEVDPYKGIVFTSYRKFLKGCIRHRKKTMLLLVILLLGSVKGFGMLKNEFFPPMNLPKFMVDTWLPYNTDIRATASEIKAMEDLVLSHPEVTQVASSVGGGHVRFMLAYKPEKMYNNYGNLMVTVKDMDSLLDVMRDVRGMLESNFAGANYNFKRFEMGPAPDGRIEARFQGPDPDVLRELSAKAKAIMAASEGATAVRDDWRERTKVVRPVFNVEAARTLGISKAQIDNVLLANFSGRSVGLYRDGSDLMPIIVRPPEVERTDINGIMELQIWSNQLNKYVSLSQVVHRFDIEFEDPVIMRRDRVRTVMAMADEDQMGTLTTAAVQKSFKAEVEAIELPEGYSMHWGGKHETSMDALVAIGEKLGGGYLVMILITVLLFSSFKDAAVIWTVVPFAIIGVVVGLYGANMPFTFLALLGTMSLTGMLIKNAIVLVEEIKLQIHEGKEDYLAVIDASVSRVRPVSMAAVTTVLGMIPLITDGFFQAMAVAMMAGLTFATILTLIVTPVMYTVIHRVRSV, encoded by the coding sequence ATGACTACTTTTTCAAAAGAGCAAAGCTTAACTGAGGATGTAGAAAAGGAATGCCTTGGTGGTGGTATCGCGGGTTATTCGATGCGTAACTCCGTGGTTAGCTGGCTAATCATTATGGTGTTGCTTGTTGGGGGGATTCTTGCGTTTAAAGACCTAGGTAGGTTAGAAGATCCTGAGTTTACTCCTCGCTCTGCACTGATTGTTACTAGTTATCCTGGCGCCTCTCCAGAGCAAGTTGAAGAGGAAGTTACTCTGCTGATTGAAAATGCATTGCAGCAACTTCCGTCGGTTAAGTGGATTAAGTCTGTAAGCACTGCTGGGTTATCTCAAGTTGATGTAATGATGGAGTCCGAATATACCAGTCTTCATCTACCGCAGATCTGGGATGAGGTTCGGCGTAAAATAGGCGATCTAAAAACCTTACCGCCAGGGGCTGGAGAACCAATAGTCAATGACGACTTTGGTGATGTATACGGCATGATTTGGGGGATCACCGGTAAAGGCTATGATATGGCTGAACTGGAACAGTTCGCCGATCAACTTCGACGGGATGTGGTTACGCTTGATGGAGTCAGTAAAGTTGTTATTGGTGGTGTTCAGCAGCAGCAAGTTTTTGTTGAGATCTCAAACAGTAAAATCTCTGCACTGAATATTCCGATAGATCATATTGCTGCTTTATTGCAGAGCCAAAACTCAGTATCAAATGCTGGCCGGATCAGAATTCAAAATGACACAGTAAGACTCTATCCTACCGGTGAGTTTCAGGACATCAGTGAGTTAAGAGATCTGGTGATTAGCCCTGTTGGCTCTGAGGCTAGGATATTACTAGGGGATGTCGCTGAGATCAGTCAAGGCTATGTCGAAGTACCGACAAAGCTCATGTCAATGAACGGACTTCCAGCACTTGAGTTTGGTGTGTCATTTATGCCGGGCGAAAACGTAATTAAGGTTGGTAGCCGTGTTCAGGCACATATCGACAGTATGCTTAACAAGCAACCGATCGGCATTGAGATGGAGAACATCTACAACCAGCCTGTACAAGTAGAAAAAGCCGTCGATGGTTTTGTGTGGAGCCTTGTTGAAGCGGTAGCGATTGTTATTGGTGTACTGCTACTAACGATGGGCTTGAAAAGTGGCATTATCATTGGGATCGTACTGATCTTATCTGTGACTGGTACGTTTATCTTCATGGAGCAAATGGGGATTAATTTACAGCGGATCTCATTAGGTGCACTGATCATTGCGCTAGGTATGTTGGTTGATAACGCCATTGTTGTGGTGGAAGGTATTCTGGTCGGTATGCAGCGAGGCAAAAACCGTTTTCGCGCCGCGATTGATATTGTTGAACAAACAAAGTGGCCATTGCTCGGTGCTACAGTTATTGCGGTGACAGCATTCGCACCGATTGGTTTATCAGAAGATATATCGGGTGAATTGATTGGTACACTGTTCTGGGTAGTATTGATCTCTTTGACGTTAAGTTGGATCACTGCAATCACAACCACGCCATTCCTTGCGGCAATGTTTTTCAAAAATGAAAAGCCAGCAGAAGCCGGTGATGAAGTCGATCCTTACAAAGGTATTGTGTTTACCTCTTACAGAAAGTTCTTAAAAGGGTGCATACGTCATAGAAAGAAGACCATGCTATTGTTGGTTATTTTGCTATTAGGTTCTGTAAAAGGCTTTGGTATGTTGAAGAATGAATTCTTCCCGCCGATGAATCTACCTAAATTTATGGTCGATACCTGGTTACCCTACAATACAGATATCCGAGCGACAGCGTCAGAAATTAAAGCGATGGAAGACCTGGTATTGAGTCACCCAGAGGTGACTCAAGTTGCTTCTAGTGTCGGTGGAGGACATGTACGCTTTATGTTGGCTTATAAGCCTGAAAAGATGTACAACAATTACGGCAACCTAATGGTTACTGTTAAAGATATGGATAGCCTGCTTGATGTCATGCGTGATGTGCGTGGCATGCTTGAAAGTAATTTTGCTGGGGCAAACTATAACTTCAAACGTTTCGAAATGGGTCCAGCGCCTGATGGTCGTATAGAAGCTCGTTTCCAAGGTCCAGATCCTGACGTGTTAAGAGAATTGTCTGCCAAGGCGAAAGCGATAATGGCTGCAAGCGAAGGTGCGACTGCAGTACGTGATGATTGGCGTGAACGAACAAAAGTTGTCCGCCCTGTATTTAACGTAGAAGCCGCGAGAACGCTAGGGATCAGTAAGGCGCAGATAGATAACGTGCTACTGGCTAACTTCTCAGGTCGCAGTGTTGGTTTATACCGTGATGGCTCAGATCTAATGCCAATTATTGTACGTCCACCGGAAGTGGAGCGTACTGATATCAATGGCATTATGGAGTTGCAGATCTGGAGTAATCAGCTCAATAAATACGTGAGCCTATCTCAAGTCGTTCATCGTTTTGACATAGAGTTTGAAGATCCAGTCATTATGCGTCGTGACAGAGTGCGCACCGTGATGGCGATGGCTGATGAAGACCAGATGGGGACGTTAACCACGGCAGCTGTTCAAAAGTCATTTAAAGCTGAAGTAGAGGCGATTGAATTACCTGAAGGTTATAGCATGCACTGGGGTGGTAAGCATGAGACGTCGATGGATGCACTAGTAGCGATCGGTGAAAAATTGGGTGGTGGTTATTTGGTTATGATCCTTATTACTGTGTTGCTCTTTAGCTCATTCAAAGATGCTGCGGTTATTTGGACTGTTGTACCATTTGCGATCATCGGTGTGGTTGTTGGACTCTACGGTGCGAATATGCCATTTACCTTTTTAGCACTGCTTGGCACGATGAGCTTAACTGGCATGTTAATTAAAAATGCTATCGTGTTAGTTGAGGAAATTAAGCTGCAGATCCATGAGGGGAAAGAAGATTACCTCGCGGTAATTGATGCTTCAGTTTCAAGGGTTCGTCCAGTAAGTATGGCTGCGGTAACGACAGTTTTAGGTATGATCCCACTTATCACTGATGGGTTCTTCCAAGCGATGGCTGTGGCGATGATGGCAGGATTAACATTCGCGACAATTCTGACTCTCATTGTTACACCGGTAATGTATACGGTTATTCATCGAGTACGGTCAGTATAA